In a genomic window of Methylobacter sp. YRD-M1:
- a CDS encoding PepSY domain-containing protein, which produces MRTLKRLLFEVHRWLGIVLALFMFFWFVTGLVIMYTTPAAQSRSQRLAHAETLAPEAGWLSLGEAWDRSAEQRKAAEARQPKITGNATAKKPPAGEAGIADARLVRSGGEPLWLIEDDRGRYFALSAIDGSLHDISVEQALKIAQNWSGGDNQVMHLETVDKTIKVRNQDALSPFHHIAIDNDAGEELFISARTGEVLHASTRVDRAFYWAGNWLHLFKPLDAVGLGHIREDVQFWLGLSATIATLTGLIIGWLRWRPGFGGKPTYSQGRTQPYREFWFKWHFWSGLIGGTVALSWAISGFIDTNPWKLFSPANPSREELVRYSGGKLPAVMRDWQPAPLESGSDIVELGWRSLGDEAVLLAYTRDGQRQPQSVTNTVPQFSRNSLAAGAQRLAGDTKIETQTLLTEYDNYYYPRHHQGLVEKPLPVLRVTLADEAGTRLYLDPQDGRLLARLDRSRQVFRWLYSGLHHWDFGWLYYRPVWDVWMLTWVAFGLVLGASALVVGWRRLRQTFRIKKSVGRKAQLAPEPAG; this is translated from the coding sequence ATGAGAACCTTGAAACGTCTGTTATTTGAAGTCCATCGCTGGCTAGGCATCGTCCTGGCCCTATTCATGTTTTTCTGGTTCGTGACAGGGCTGGTCATCATGTATACCACGCCGGCCGCGCAAAGCCGCAGCCAGCGGCTGGCCCATGCCGAGACGCTGGCGCCTGAAGCCGGCTGGCTGAGTCTTGGCGAAGCCTGGGACCGTAGCGCCGAACAGCGCAAGGCAGCCGAGGCGCGTCAACCCAAGATCACAGGCAATGCCACCGCCAAAAAGCCGCCGGCAGGCGAGGCCGGCATTGCCGATGCCAGGCTCGTGCGCAGCGGCGGTGAACCGCTGTGGCTGATCGAGGACGATCGCGGCCGTTATTTCGCACTATCCGCGATCGATGGCTCGCTGCATGACATTTCCGTGGAACAGGCCCTGAAAATCGCGCAAAACTGGTCGGGCGGCGATAATCAGGTCATGCATCTGGAAACGGTCGACAAGACGATCAAGGTACGCAACCAGGATGCCTTGAGCCCGTTCCATCACATCGCCATCGACAACGACGCGGGTGAAGAACTGTTCATTTCCGCACGCACCGGCGAGGTGCTGCATGCGTCCACACGCGTGGACCGCGCTTTTTACTGGGCCGGCAACTGGCTGCATCTGTTCAAGCCGCTGGACGCCGTCGGCCTGGGCCACATCCGCGAAGACGTGCAATTCTGGCTGGGCCTGTCGGCGACGATCGCCACATTGACGGGACTGATCATAGGCTGGCTGCGCTGGCGGCCCGGCTTCGGCGGCAAGCCGACCTATTCCCAGGGACGAACCCAGCCCTACCGCGAATTCTGGTTCAAATGGCACTTCTGGAGCGGCCTGATCGGCGGCACGGTGGCGCTGTCCTGGGCCATCAGCGGCTTTATCGATACCAATCCCTGGAAACTGTTCTCGCCGGCAAACCCCAGCCGCGAGGAACTGGTGCGCTACTCGGGCGGCAAGCTGCCCGCCGTGATGCGCGACTGGCAGCCGGCTCCGCTTGAGAGCGGTTCCGATATCGTCGAGCTGGGCTGGCGCAGCCTGGGCGATGAAGCCGTGCTGCTGGCCTATACCCGCGACGGACAGCGGCAGCCGCAATCGGTGACCAATACCGTGCCGCAATTCAGCCGGAATTCGCTGGCGGCCGGTGCGCAACGCCTGGCCGGCGATACCAAGATAGAAACGCAGACGCTGTTGACTGAGTACGACAACTACTACTACCCCAGACACCATCAGGGACTGGTGGAAAAACCGCTGCCGGTGCTGCGGGTGACGTTGGCCGACGAAGCCGGCACGCGGCTTTATCTGGACCCGCAGGACGGCCGCTTGCTGGCCAGGCTGGACCGGAGCCGGCAGGTGTTCCGCTGGCTGTACTCAGGCCTGCACCACTGGGATTTCGGCTGGCTGTACTATCGTCCGGTCTGGGATGTCTGGATGCTGACATGGGTGGCGTTCGGGCTGGTCCTCGGCGCCAGCGCGCTGGTGGTCGGCTGGCGGCGCCTGCGCCAGACTTTCCGCATCAAAAAGAGCGTCGGCCGCAAGGCGCAGCTAGCTCCGGAGCCGGCGGGCTGA
- a CDS encoding DUF1549 and DUF1553 domain-containing protein, protein MKKKIYPAVLWSLAVAMAGNALAADEKPAGAKADAPQATQSKSKLWSYQPVKAPVIPTVKQQEWIRTPIDAFILQKLEEKGIHPSEDADRAAFIRRATLDVWGVIPTPEEVDAFVNDSSDNAYEKLVDRLLASPKYGERQGRKWLDLARYADSTGFQNDNDRLNMWRYRDYVIHAFNQDKPYSRFIQEQLAGDELWPGDEQALIATGFMAQFPDNSNSRDLVQRKYQITTDITDTVGKVVLGQSLECARCHNHKFDKISQKDYYSLQSFFANINAVDNIPAKKGEIERNYEQQWAKWEAATKDIRAKRKAIIDTHREEALKYHKERYLTDSREAIFKPKDQWTPLDRWVNHRLENVTDEQSLTAYFREKGESTDSATYSKELADKWAELDKLNKQLRKFNELKPATNSNTISAMTELGYPDAPPTFVLAGGDHEKPLEEVQPAFPAAITDEKPDIKPLSFSSGRRTALVKWLTSPTNPLTARVYVNRVWDQYFGHGIVTTVSDFGKAGQKPTHPELLDYLADKFVKDGWSVKKLHREILLSSVYRQSSDHREDAHKADPDNKLLAVFPRQRLEAEQVRDSLLVASGKLEEKVGGPSVYPPLPKVIKTGEANFNGDPAWKTSKDEHDHNRRSLYVFTRRSLPYPILDSFNMASPQDAHSKREVTTTPLQALTLFNSEVVFDWSKSLAGRVINEAGDDESDQLDRLYAILFAREPESSEKDALQAFLDEQEKVIREKASKGKFEVNVPIGVKDKQLTDPVRTAAFVDLVHSVVNSNEFIYRF, encoded by the coding sequence ATGAAAAAGAAAATATATCCTGCCGTTTTATGGAGTCTTGCGGTAGCGATGGCGGGCAATGCCCTGGCGGCGGACGAGAAGCCCGCAGGCGCCAAGGCTGACGCACCGCAAGCTACGCAGTCCAAGTCAAAACTGTGGTCTTACCAGCCGGTGAAAGCGCCGGTTATCCCCACCGTCAAGCAGCAAGAGTGGATACGGACGCCGATCGATGCGTTCATCCTGCAGAAACTGGAAGAAAAGGGCATTCATCCATCTGAAGATGCCGACCGCGCCGCCTTTATCCGACGCGCCACGCTGGATGTCTGGGGCGTCATTCCCACGCCGGAAGAGGTCGATGCCTTCGTCAACGACTCATCCGACAATGCTTACGAAAAGTTGGTCGATCGCTTGCTGGCATCGCCCAAATACGGAGAGCGCCAGGGCCGTAAATGGCTGGATCTGGCCAGATACGCCGACAGCACGGGCTTTCAGAACGACAACGACCGGCTGAACATGTGGCGTTACCGCGATTACGTCATTCATGCGTTCAACCAGGACAAACCTTACAGCCGCTTCATCCAGGAACAGCTGGCCGGCGACGAGTTGTGGCCGGGCGACGAGCAGGCCCTGATCGCCACGGGCTTCATGGCGCAGTTCCCGGACAACAGCAACTCGCGCGACCTGGTCCAGCGCAAGTACCAGATCACCACCGACATCACCGATACGGTAGGCAAGGTCGTCCTGGGACAATCGCTGGAGTGCGCGAGATGCCATAACCACAAGTTCGACAAAATCAGTCAGAAGGACTATTACTCACTGCAGTCGTTTTTTGCCAACATCAACGCCGTCGACAATATTCCGGCGAAAAAAGGCGAGATCGAACGCAACTATGAGCAGCAATGGGCGAAATGGGAAGCCGCCACCAAAGACATCCGCGCCAAACGGAAAGCGATTATCGACACGCACAGGGAAGAGGCGCTCAAGTATCACAAGGAGCGTTATCTGACCGACAGCCGGGAAGCCATCTTCAAACCTAAAGACCAATGGACGCCGTTGGATCGCTGGGTCAATCATCGTCTTGAGAACGTCACGGACGAGCAAAGCCTGACGGCCTATTTCAGGGAGAAAGGCGAAAGCACGGACTCTGCCACGTACAGCAAGGAGCTTGCGGACAAATGGGCCGAGCTGGACAAGCTGAACAAGCAGCTCAGAAAGTTCAATGAACTCAAGCCCGCTACCAATTCCAATACGATCTCGGCGATGACAGAGCTGGGCTATCCTGACGCGCCGCCCACCTTTGTACTGGCCGGCGGCGATCACGAGAAGCCTCTGGAAGAAGTGCAGCCGGCGTTCCCTGCCGCCATTACCGACGAGAAGCCCGACATCAAGCCGCTGTCTTTCTCATCAGGGCGCCGTACCGCCCTGGTCAAATGGCTGACCAGCCCGACCAATCCATTGACGGCGCGGGTGTATGTCAATCGGGTCTGGGATCAGTATTTCGGGCATGGCATCGTGACGACGGTCAGCGATTTCGGCAAGGCCGGACAGAAACCGACGCACCCCGAATTGCTGGATTATCTGGCCGACAAATTCGTCAAGGACGGCTGGAGCGTGAAAAAGCTGCATCGCGAAATCCTGTTGTCGAGCGTCTACCGGCAGTCGTCGGATCACCGCGAAGATGCGCATAAGGCCGATCCGGACAACAAATTGCTGGCCGTCTTCCCGCGTCAGCGTTTGGAAGCCGAGCAAGTGCGTGATTCGCTGCTGGTTGCGTCCGGAAAACTGGAAGAGAAGGTCGGCGGGCCCAGCGTTTATCCGCCGCTGCCTAAAGTCATCAAGACGGGCGAGGCTAACTTCAATGGCGATCCGGCCTGGAAAACATCCAAGGATGAGCACGATCACAACCGCCGCAGCCTGTATGTCTTTACCCGGCGCAGCCTGCCTTACCCCATTTTGGATTCGTTCAACATGGCCTCTCCGCAGGATGCGCACAGCAAACGCGAAGTGACGACCACACCGTTGCAGGCGCTGACGCTGTTCAACAGTGAAGTGGTGTTCGACTGGTCCAAATCGCTGGCGGGCCGCGTCATCAACGAGGCGGGGGACGATGAATCGGATCAGCTGGACAGGCTTTATGCAATATTGTTCGCCCGCGAGCCTGAAAGCAGCGAAAAGGACGCTTTGCAAGCCTTTCTGGACGAACAGGAAAAGGTCATCCGGGAAAAAGCATCGAAGGGCAAGTTTGAGGTCAACGTGCCGATCGGCGTGAAAGACAAACAACTGACAGATCCTGTCAGAACGGCAGCATTTGTTGACCTGGTGCATTCGGTCGTGAATTCGAACGAGTTCATCTACCGGTTTTAA
- a CDS encoding rhodanese-like domain-containing protein, translated as MKKLTNLLLLMTLVAPAAFAASHDHAGKAEAPAAHAYKYKTPKLNRAQIDALLSKPDQLLIIDVRRPDEISKIGSFPVYLNIQAKQLESALPFIPKDRNIVTVSNHAGRAGASADLLAEKGFTVVGAIGSQNYEEEGGKITKITPPAPKK; from the coding sequence ATGAAAAAACTGACAAACCTGCTGTTGTTGATGACTCTCGTGGCCCCTGCTGCCTTTGCGGCCAGCCATGACCATGCTGGAAAAGCCGAAGCGCCGGCCGCTCATGCTTACAAGTACAAAACCCCAAAATTGAATCGTGCGCAGATAGATGCCTTGCTGTCGAAGCCTGATCAGTTGCTGATCATAGATGTGCGCCGTCCCGACGAGATAAGCAAAATAGGCAGTTTTCCGGTGTATTTAAATATTCAAGCCAAACAACTGGAAAGCGCGCTGCCTTTTATTCCAAAGGATAGAAACATTGTCACCGTATCCAATCATGCCGGCCGCGCCGGCGCTTCAGCCGATCTCTTGGCTGAGAAAGGCTTCACGGTCGTCGGTGCGATAGGCTCGCAAAACTATGAAGAGGAAGGGGGCAAGATAACCAAAATCACGCCGCCAGCTCCGAAAAAATAA
- a CDS encoding TonB-dependent receptor: MKRSIGDVFSPALVRQAIIPQAIGSRRKLSSSIAIAITGVSMLSVSGVQAADAKKSVEELQAEVERLTQELTAAKKREQDLINKNAAVAPAGTAPVAVQAPAAAEAPAAEVAQAEPEETKDLGEVVVRARPKLEKLHNVKQSVSVVSGKELDRELSLDLGAITRRASNVQFNQNNTRGASLSIRGVGKRSFTETQDPSVGVTVDGVSYALTQLANFDFYDVEAVEVTRGPRGTEGGLSASSGKVNVYSKAPTFIPTADLSAAYGQRETLILKGALGGSVIDHFLASRVSFLVDKGRGFYTQSYDDNYSLYNKDRLSGRVQFLFTPTENFRAKVGGDFEPRQPQLQNGLTFYHDVPFRFADGSLVDPNGTQAKARLFGFTNNAGVFTGPRPYFQSRGFTWADYIGGEQRKTVNFNENQGQTVSNKGAYVQLDWDVADHHLSSNTAVRSYSFDAHNDEGTPFDINVDGGGGVNYNQYTQEFKIIDQPGGFIDYRAGLFGIQTRNDIVSKTGWGADAGAWLATNAQYNTLDRNAGENRGSGLALLKDALQDARKKGDTEVHTYAGSIFGESDLHFTDDFTLTTGLRVTKENRRTVDTVQLAKNGAGGALNPVSVRDVQLGGFDSTNNGELQGANSADQLKLADSVANRYFGAAVTDAPGQAYNSLTEAQKNQVGTAKRLRSQQIGQLYNPVKSTYTDLLFTAQVTPSYKINNDLTTYLSWQYGEKSGSALNVNGVSRNVKPENTHALELGLKSFWLDKSLILNVDAFVMDIHNYQQTVQVVDQFQTDINIANGQANPTAYTSAQGNVKKVRVHGVELDSVYNGIPNLSLRFNGAYNIGKYIDYDNAGKPEELAYLPEPYIDQSGRILPGASKWSFTVGAEYVKPVYDKYLFHTSVNTNFQSGYNNADNLSAYGWVNSRSLTDAAIGIGTRNNVLDLSFIVKNLFNNATHEEGWNSYSPNPYPLWYGVQLSGKI, translated from the coding sequence ATGAAACGCAGTATTGGAGATGTATTCTCACCCGCCTTGGTTCGGCAGGCGATTATTCCTCAGGCGATCGGCTCGCGCCGCAAGTTGTCTTCCAGCATAGCCATAGCGATAACGGGCGTTTCCATGTTGTCCGTATCCGGCGTGCAGGCGGCGGATGCGAAAAAAAGCGTGGAAGAATTGCAGGCGGAAGTGGAGCGTTTGACTCAGGAACTGACGGCGGCAAAAAAGCGGGAACAGGATTTGATCAATAAAAATGCAGCCGTTGCGCCTGCCGGGACAGCGCCCGTTGCTGTTCAAGCACCCGCTGCCGCTGAAGCGCCTGCGGCGGAAGTGGCCCAGGCAGAGCCGGAAGAAACTAAGGATCTGGGCGAAGTCGTGGTACGCGCCCGACCCAAGCTTGAAAAGCTGCATAATGTCAAACAGTCGGTTTCAGTCGTTTCAGGCAAGGAGCTCGATCGCGAGCTGTCACTGGACCTGGGCGCCATTACCCGGCGCGCTTCAAACGTCCAGTTCAATCAGAACAACACGCGCGGCGCCTCATTATCGATTCGCGGCGTGGGCAAGCGGTCTTTCACGGAAACCCAGGATCCCAGCGTAGGCGTAACGGTCGACGGCGTCAGCTATGCGCTGACGCAGCTCGCCAACTTCGATTTCTACGATGTCGAAGCGGTGGAAGTCACCCGCGGCCCCAGAGGTACGGAGGGCGGCTTGAGCGCGAGTTCGGGCAAGGTCAATGTTTATTCCAAGGCCCCGACATTCATTCCCACGGCAGATCTCTCGGCGGCTTACGGACAGCGTGAAACCCTTATTCTGAAAGGCGCCCTGGGCGGCAGCGTGATCGATCATTTTCTGGCGTCGCGCGTTTCCTTCCTGGTGGACAAAGGCCGGGGCTTCTATACCCAGTCCTATGATGACAACTACAGTCTTTATAATAAGGACCGCCTGAGCGGCCGCGTGCAGTTTCTGTTTACTCCCACCGAAAATTTTAGAGCGAAGGTGGGCGGCGATTTCGAGCCCAGACAGCCGCAACTGCAGAACGGCCTGACATTCTATCATGACGTGCCTTTCAGATTCGCCGATGGCAGCCTAGTGGACCCGAACGGTACGCAAGCGAAAGCCAGGCTGTTCGGTTTTACCAACAATGCCGGCGTTTTTACCGGTCCTCGTCCTTACTTTCAGAGCAGGGGCTTTACCTGGGCTGATTATATTGGCGGCGAGCAGCGGAAAACCGTCAATTTCAATGAAAATCAGGGGCAGACAGTATCTAACAAAGGCGCTTACGTGCAGCTCGACTGGGATGTCGCCGATCACCACCTGAGTTCGAATACCGCCGTGCGCTCTTACAGCTTCGACGCCCACAATGATGAAGGCACGCCTTTCGACATCAACGTCGATGGCGGCGGCGGCGTCAACTACAACCAGTATACGCAGGAATTCAAGATCATCGACCAGCCCGGCGGCTTTATCGATTACCGAGCCGGCCTTTTCGGTATCCAGACCCGGAACGACATCGTTTCAAAGACAGGCTGGGGGGCAGACGCGGGCGCCTGGTTGGCCACCAACGCGCAATACAATACGCTGGACAGGAACGCCGGCGAGAATCGCGGTTCGGGGCTGGCTTTGCTCAAGGATGCCTTGCAGGATGCGCGTAAAAAAGGCGACACTGAAGTCCATACCTATGCCGGTTCCATCTTCGGGGAATCCGATCTGCATTTTACCGACGACTTTACTTTAACCACAGGACTGCGCGTGACCAAGGAGAACCGCAGGACAGTGGATACGGTTCAATTAGCAAAGAATGGGGCAGGCGGCGCGCTGAACCCGGTATCGGTACGCGACGTGCAGCTCGGCGGCTTTGACTCCACGAACAACGGCGAATTGCAGGGCGCCAACTCCGCAGACCAGTTGAAGCTGGCTGACAGCGTGGCCAACCGCTACTTTGGCGCTGCCGTGACGGATGCGCCGGGCCAGGCTTACAACAGTCTGACCGAGGCCCAGAAGAATCAGGTCGGCACGGCCAAAAGGCTCCGGAGCCAGCAGATCGGGCAATTGTACAATCCCGTCAAGAGCACTTACACGGATCTGCTGTTTACGGCCCAGGTGACGCCCAGCTACAAGATCAATAACGACCTGACTACCTATCTGTCCTGGCAATACGGCGAAAAGTCGGGCTCTGCGCTCAATGTCAACGGCGTATCGCGCAATGTCAAGCCGGAAAACACCCATGCCCTGGAATTGGGCCTGAAGTCGTTCTGGCTTGATAAGTCGCTGATATTAAACGTCGACGCCTTTGTGATGGATATTCACAACTACCAGCAGACGGTGCAGGTCGTCGATCAGTTTCAGACCGATATCAACATCGCCAACGGCCAGGCCAATCCGACGGCTTATACGAGCGCGCAAGGCAACGTCAAGAAAGTGCGCGTGCATGGCGTGGAGCTGGACAGCGTGTACAACGGCATTCCGAACCTGTCGCTGCGCTTCAACGGCGCCTATAACATCGGCAAGTACATAGACTACGACAATGCCGGCAAACCGGAAGAGCTGGCGTACCTGCCGGAACCTTACATTGATCAGAGCGGCAGAATTTTACCGGGCGCTTCCAAATGGAGTTTCACCGTAGGCGCGGAATATGTCAAACCTGTTTACGACAAGTACCTGTTCCACACCAGCGTCAATACCAATTTCCAGAGCGGCTACAACAACGCCGACAACTTGTCAGCCTATGGCTGGGTCAATTCAAGATCGCTGACGGATGCCGCGATTGGCATAGGCACAAGGAACAATGTGCTGGACCTAAGCTTTATCGTCAAAAACCTGTTTAACAATGCTACGCATGAAGAGGGCTGGAACAGTTATAGCCCTAATCCTTATCCGCTTTGGTATGGCGTTCAGTTGAGCGGCAAAATTTAA
- a CDS encoding peroxiredoxin produces the protein MKRFLLACLLSNAITLPAAAALKEGDTAPDFEAQASLAGKPFAFSLKQSLKKGPVVVYFYPSAYTGGCNLQAHTFAVNHDKFTAAGATVIGVSLDSIERLNVFSADPEYCAGKVAVASDADGKISKAFDLRVREAAPGKKDTRGEEITHGFAERTTFIVTPDGRIAATLDGLKPVQNVEKALAVVQQLAVSQAAK, from the coding sequence ATGAAACGTTTTCTATTAGCTTGTCTCTTGTCGAACGCCATCACGCTGCCGGCCGCTGCCGCCCTGAAGGAAGGCGATACGGCGCCGGATTTCGAGGCGCAGGCTTCGCTGGCCGGCAAACCTTTTGCCTTTTCCCTGAAACAATCACTGAAAAAAGGCCCTGTAGTGGTCTATTTCTATCCGTCGGCCTATACGGGCGGCTGCAATCTGCAAGCGCATACGTTCGCCGTCAACCACGACAAATTCACGGCCGCCGGCGCGACGGTTATCGGCGTGTCGCTGGACAGCATCGAGCGGCTCAACGTCTTTTCGGCCGATCCTGAATACTGTGCCGGCAAAGTGGCCGTCGCCTCCGATGCCGACGGCAAAATCAGCAAGGCCTTCGACCTGAGGGTGAGAGAAGCGGCGCCGGGCAAGAAGGATACGCGCGGCGAGGAAATCACTCACGGCTTTGCCGAACGCACGACCTTCATCGTCACGCCTGACGGCAGAATAGCGGCAACGCTGGACGGGCTTAAACCGGTCCAGAATGTTGAAAAGGCGCTGGCAGTCGTGCAGCAGCTGGCGGTCAGCCAGGCGGCGAAATAG
- a CDS encoding c-type cytochrome: MFALLVSGKSVAAEDDVIMQRIGSGDPATGRETSESERCQECHGQDGNSDDGRIPSHAGQYAGYLIKQLRDFQSGARKHPVMSVIAEDLSEADMADIAAYFASQKRRQGSSEAGSVAASNLFSSGDQVRAIEACANCHGEGGKGRSADNVIYPAIGGQHKTYLSVQLVNWKLGERSNSPDGVMNRIAKALTDDEIEALSTYLSGL; the protein is encoded by the coding sequence ATGTTCGCCCTTTTGGTATCGGGTAAATCCGTGGCGGCCGAAGACGACGTCATCATGCAACGTATCGGCAGCGGCGATCCGGCAACAGGCAGGGAAACGTCGGAGTCCGAGCGCTGCCAGGAATGTCACGGTCAGGACGGCAACAGCGATGACGGCAGGATTCCCAGCCATGCCGGTCAATATGCCGGCTACCTGATCAAGCAGCTCCGCGATTTCCAGAGCGGCGCGCGCAAGCATCCGGTCATGAGCGTGATCGCCGAGGACTTGAGCGAAGCCGACATGGCCGATATCGCCGCCTACTTCGCCAGCCAAAAACGCAGGCAGGGCAGTTCGGAGGCCGGGAGTGTCGCAGCGAGCAACCTGTTCAGCAGCGGCGACCAGGTCCGAGCTATCGAGGCGTGCGCCAATTGTCACGGCGAAGGCGGCAAGGGAAGAAGCGCCGATAACGTGATCTATCCGGCCATCGGCGGCCAGCACAAGACTTACCTGAGCGTACAGCTCGTCAACTGGAAGCTGGGCGAACGTTCCAACAGCCCGGACGGCGTCATGAACAGGATTGCCAAAGCGCTGACAGACGATGAAATCGAAGCGCTGTCGACTTACCTTTCCGGGTTGTAG
- a CDS encoding DUF1501 domain-containing protein, which translates to MKNKSRRDFLYKTGYGLGGLALSGLMPGGGVISSAFAEEAVSALAGGSPLAPKGPHFPAKAKTVIWLHMAGAPSTLDLYDYKPELIKLAGQGVPASFLKGIKTSTQGGVTKLIATKRTWKQHGESGAWFSDLLPNLAQHADDIAFIKSSVTIGATHDISILKLNSGGLNPGRPTLGAWVQYALGSANPNLPAYVVLYNDKREPRGGVTNWSSGFLPAVYQGTPFRPGNSPILHLNNPEYLAAAEKRHSLDLLKKLNEQHGSRYPDDSELQARTESYELAYRMQETAPEAVDYSKESDAVKELYGLNDEVTKPYGELLLRARRLTERGVRFIQVVSGPTDIKGDSRDWDAHSNIEENHSTHARIVDKPIAGLLKDLKANDLLDSTLVVWTSEFGRTSWSESGDGRDHNPWGYTQWLAGGGVKAGTTYGSTDEIGLQAEKGKEVDTYDLHATVLNQLGLDHLKVIYKNLGRSERPTVVYGKVIKELIA; encoded by the coding sequence ATGAAGAACAAGTCACGTCGAGACTTTCTGTATAAAACCGGTTATGGCCTGGGCGGATTGGCGTTGAGCGGCCTGATGCCCGGCGGCGGTGTCATCTCCAGCGCGTTCGCGGAAGAAGCTGTAAGCGCATTGGCAGGCGGTAGTCCTCTGGCTCCCAAGGGGCCGCACTTCCCGGCCAAGGCCAAAACGGTCATCTGGCTGCACATGGCCGGCGCGCCCAGCACGCTGGATCTTTACGACTACAAGCCGGAGCTGATAAAACTGGCCGGCCAGGGCGTGCCTGCATCATTCCTGAAAGGCATCAAGACCAGTACGCAAGGCGGCGTCACCAAATTGATCGCTACCAAACGCACCTGGAAGCAGCACGGCGAAAGCGGCGCCTGGTTTTCCGATTTATTGCCCAATCTGGCTCAGCACGCCGATGATATCGCGTTCATCAAATCCAGCGTCACGATCGGCGCGACGCACGATATTTCCATATTGAAGTTGAATTCGGGCGGCCTGAATCCGGGACGGCCGACCCTGGGCGCATGGGTGCAATATGCGCTGGGCTCCGCCAACCCGAACCTGCCCGCTTACGTGGTGCTTTATAACGACAAGCGCGAGCCCAGAGGCGGCGTGACCAACTGGAGTTCAGGCTTTCTGCCGGCCGTTTATCAGGGCACGCCGTTCCGCCCCGGCAACTCGCCGATTCTGCATCTGAACAATCCCGAATATCTGGCGGCAGCCGAAAAACGTCACTCTCTGGATTTGCTGAAGAAACTGAATGAGCAACATGGCTCCCGTTATCCCGATGATTCAGAGCTTCAGGCGCGCACCGAATCCTACGAACTGGCCTACCGCATGCAGGAAACCGCGCCGGAAGCGGTCGATTACAGCAAGGAATCCGATGCGGTCAAGGAACTGTACGGGCTTAACGATGAAGTCACGAAACCATACGGCGAACTGTTGCTGCGCGCGCGGCGCCTGACCGAACGCGGCGTACGCTTCATCCAGGTCGTATCCGGGCCGACCGATATCAAAGGGGACAGCCGGGACTGGGACGCCCATTCCAACATCGAGGAGAATCACAGCACGCATGCCCGCATCGTCGACAAACCGATCGCCGGCCTGCTCAAGGATCTGAAAGCCAATGACCTACTGGATTCCACACTGGTGGTCTGGACCTCGGAATTCGGCAGAACCTCCTGGAGCGAGTCCGGCGACGGGCGCGACCACAACCCCTGGGGCTACACGCAGTGGCTGGCGGGCGGCGGCGTCAAGGCCGGCACGACTTACGGCTCGACCGATGAAATCGGCCTGCAGGCTGAAAAAGGCAAGGAAGTCGATACCTATGACCTGCATGCGACGGTCCTGAACCAGCTGGGCTTGGATCACCTGAAAGTCATCTACAAAAACCTGGGCAGGTCCGAGCGGCCGACCGTGGTTTACGGAAAAGTCATCAAGGAACTTATCGCCTAG